A single genomic interval of Helianthus annuus cultivar XRQ/B chromosome 6, HanXRQr2.0-SUNRISE, whole genome shotgun sequence harbors:
- the LOC110919151 gene encoding extensin-3-like: protein MAMSWNKKMPPRIRGRGRGGKAPVFTSHDHEAGPSHRRTPSATMSSSPQEDWRTYLELARLSVSISSSPSYHHSFGPQLENEPYDSHQSYLPLQRSGSHRAFQDPTPYFQSRYNPANVSEEPMGYNPLGPEDHFPRAQDMDMEEDPDPEPVEPPIGTPTHPIEISDGSSFHGSPYRGPDSFVERWATYPWEFTPPFNPPQQQQQDPSEDSRFQAVTPPPPPEHHYPPLYKDPQMGGPSNPVSEVDSPPVAPPPAPQMGFDNPIPSYAGAAAYNPFEQPGYSGYNYYDAPNVDPYLVAANYNALHPEGPYAASYQTGYPAYGYQYPPPPQPQ from the exons atggctatgagttg GAACAAGAAAATGCCACCGCGTATCAGAGGAAGAGGTAGAGGCGGAAAAGCCCCAGTTTTCACAAGTCATGACCACGAGGCCGGACCATCACACCGGCGAACTCCTTCAGCAACCATGAGCTCTAGTCCTCAAGAAGACTGGAGAACGTATTTGGAACTCGCGAGGCTTTCAGTCTCGATAAGCTCTTCGCCCTCGTACCACCACTCCTTTGGGCCACAGCTAGAAAACGAGCCCTATGATTCTCACCAATCCTACTTGCCGTTGCAGCGGTCGGGTTCTCATCGTGCCTTTCAGGACCCGACCCCATACTTTCAGAGCCGGTACAACCCGGCAAACGTGAGTGAAGAACCAATGGGCTATAACCCATTGGGACCAGAAGACCACTTTCCTAGAGCCCAGGATATGGATATGGAAGAGGATCCAGATCCAGAGCCTGTCGAGCCACCAATTGGGACGCCCACGCATCCCATAGAGATTTCAGATGGATCATCTTTTCATGGTTCGCCATATAGGGGCCCAGACAGCTTTGTAGAAAGGTGGGCCACCTACCCCTGGGAGTTCACTCCCCCTTTCAACCCacctcaacagcagcagcaggatccctctgaggattcgcGTTTTCAGGCGGTTacgccaccgccgccgccagagca tcacTACCCGCCGCTATATAAAGACCCACAGATGGGTGGGCCTTCGAACCCAGTTTCAGAGGTCGACTCTCCGCCAGTCGCACCACCACCAGCACCACaaatgggttttgataacccaattcctTCATACGCCGgtgcagcggcgtataacccttttgagcagccagGCTATTCTGGCTACAACTACTACGATGCCCCTAATGTTGACCCGTATCTTGTAGCGGCAAACTACAATGCTCTTCATCCTGAAGGGCCCTACGCAGCTTCCTACCAGACTGGGTACCCAGCCTATGGGTATCAAtatccgccacctcctcaacctcagTAG